Proteins found in one Pyrobaculum sp. 3827-6 genomic segment:
- a CDS encoding aldo/keto reductase → MKIGSLEVGRVGLGAWQAGGGAWRVDPAEIKRAYEYALDHGLNFIDTAEVYGRGRSEKFVGELIRQRPHVVVATKVAGFHWGRIVKSAEISRRRIGRVDLLQFHWPPPVYVPICRVVRGLERAAELGLASEIGVSNFDLGLMERAKTCTKKYEIVSDQVVYNPLQRAAERLIEAGRRMGFTVISWSPLAKGAAVKESLGDDPARRLDPAVKRAATPAGRRVVETIRKIAAGRGISPAAVVLAWHAAKGAYPIPGIKTVEQAHDVVEAVGLELSEAEVRAIDEASAQFVAGSIWPSGMRYIPGFLLKLGFILASV, encoded by the coding sequence GTGAAGATCGGTAGCCTAGAGGTGGGGAGGGTGGGGCTGGGCGCTTGGCAAGCCGGGGGCGGAGCCTGGCGTGTAGACCCGGCCGAGATAAAGAGAGCATATGAATACGCACTTGACCACGGCCTGAACTTCATAGACACCGCAGAGGTGTATGGAAGAGGGAGAAGCGAGAAGTTTGTGGGGGAGTTGATACGCCAGCGACCGCACGTCGTCGTTGCGACTAAGGTCGCCGGGTTCCACTGGGGCCGCATCGTCAAGAGCGCAGAGATAAGCAGGAGAAGGATAGGGCGAGTCGACCTACTGCAGTTCCACTGGCCGCCGCCGGTGTACGTGCCAATTTGCAGAGTGGTTCGCGGCTTGGAGAGGGCGGCGGAGCTGGGACTCGCCTCTGAGATAGGCGTCAGCAACTTCGACCTGGGCCTCATGGAGCGGGCCAAGACGTGCACAAAAAAGTACGAGATCGTCTCCGACCAGGTGGTATACAACCCGTTGCAGAGGGCCGCGGAGAGGCTGATAGAGGCGGGGAGGAGGATGGGTTTTACAGTCATATCCTGGAGCCCACTAGCCAAGGGGGCGGCTGTGAAAGAGTCTCTCGGCGACGATCCGGCGAGGAGGCTCGATCCCGCGGTCAAGAGGGCGGCTACGCCCGCGGGGAGGAGGGTAGTTGAGACTATTAGAAAAATCGCCGCGGGTAGGGGGATCAGCCCGGCGGCTGTGGTGCTGGCTTGGCACGCGGCTAAGGGCGCCTACCCAATCCCGGGGATAAAGACCGTGGAGCAGGCACATGACGTTGTGGAGGCCGTGGGCCTCGAGCTGTCAGAGGCCGAGGTTAGGGCAATAGACGAGGCGTCTGCGCAGTTCGTCGCCGGCTCTATATGGCCGTCAGGAATGAGGTACATACCTGGCTTCTTGCTGAAGCTGGGTTTTATATTAGCAAGTGTATAA
- a CDS encoding 3-hydroxyacyl-CoA dehydrogenase NAD-binding domain-containing protein gives MPKAAVIGAGTMGHGIAELFAIAGYEVALVDVAEEYLKKALQNIEWSVKKLAEKGQVKEDVQTVMSRIKTVVNDICKAVEG, from the coding sequence ATGCCAAAAGCGGCTGTTATAGGCGCCGGGACGATGGGCCACGGCATTGCTGAGCTTTTCGCAATCGCCGGCTACGAGGTGGCGCTGGTCGACGTCGCGGAGGAGTACCTCAAGAAGGCTCTACAGAACATTGAGTGGTCTGTCAAGAAGCTGGCCGAGAAGGGGCAGGTAAAGGAGGACGTCCAGACAGTTATGAGCCGGATAAAAACCGTAGTTAACGACATATGCAAAGCTGTTGAGGGG